From a region of the Odoribacter splanchnicus DSM 20712 genome:
- a CDS encoding DNA methylase, with amino-acid sequence MEDYTKKLAHNNDCIVKMTADYEAFLSRVQTDKEGNKINIIRLDGLDATDHKSVGTRLQEIAKNATTGGEYVRIGELYGFPLLVKTEPLLKDGKEVKQNRFFVEGAFKYTYNNGQIAMADTKAASMNFLNALERIPKLVEQYKAQNVTYERDIPILQETVGGVWKKEDELKALKAEVAALERKIQLTLTPPKPEAGQEQAQRDGETIQNTPDMTNGNELERTGEGQSTVTVPLSSSNSGTSQFPREHIVRPKPAGENMQSKGLKL; translated from the coding sequence TTGGAGGATTACACCAAGAAGCTCGCGCATAACAACGACTGTATCGTCAAGATGACCGCCGACTACGAGGCGTTTCTCTCGCGGGTACAGACCGACAAGGAGGGCAACAAGATTAATATTATCCGGCTTGACGGGCTGGACGCCACCGACCACAAGAGCGTCGGGACACGTTTGCAGGAGATTGCCAAAAACGCCACGACGGGAGGCGAGTACGTGCGCATCGGCGAGCTGTACGGCTTTCCGTTGCTCGTAAAGACCGAACCGCTGTTGAAAGACGGCAAGGAGGTCAAGCAGAACCGTTTCTTCGTGGAGGGGGCGTTCAAGTACACCTACAACAACGGGCAGATAGCGATGGCCGACACCAAAGCGGCGTCGATGAACTTCCTGAACGCGCTGGAACGCATACCCAAGCTCGTGGAGCAATACAAGGCGCAGAACGTAACCTACGAGCGAGACATCCCGATTTTGCAGGAAACGGTCGGTGGGGTATGGAAAAAGGAGGACGAGTTGAAAGCCTTGAAAGCGGAGGTCGCGGCGTTGGAACGCAAGATACAGCTTACGCTTACGCCTCCCAAGCCCGAAGCCGGACAAGAGCAGGCACAAAGGGACGGCGAGACTATACAGAACACGCCGGATATGACAAACGGTAACGAGCTGGAACGGACAGGCGAAGGACAATCAACGGTAACAGTCCCTCTATCCTCCAGTAATTCCGGCACTTCGCAGTTCCCGCGTGAACATATAGTAAGGCCAAAGCCCGCAGGGGAGAATATGCAGAGCAAAGGCCTCAAGTTGTAA
- a CDS encoding RNA polymerase sigma factor translates to MVEEKEDRFTLFKQGDERIFRQYYEKYYHALCLWVVRIIKEETRMHDIVQEAFIVLWNSRMIIESELHLKMFLYQVVRNRCFNYLKSKRVEEKYIQEYLQMEEEGGFEDTVLEEEVHRIVAQEIEKLPEEQRKVVYFHMEGKNNLEIAEIMQISVNTVKTHKARARKTLKNKLDNLFIITVLLGL, encoded by the coding sequence ATGGTAGAGGAGAAAGAAGATCGGTTCACATTATTTAAACAGGGAGATGAACGTATTTTTCGGCAATACTACGAGAAATATTATCATGCATTATGTCTTTGGGTGGTGCGGATTATAAAAGAAGAGACAAGAATGCATGATATCGTTCAGGAGGCTTTTATTGTTTTGTGGAACAGCCGGATGATTATAGAATCTGAACTACACCTGAAAATGTTTCTTTATCAAGTGGTTCGTAACCGCTGTTTCAACTACTTGAAAAGTAAACGGGTCGAGGAAAAATATATTCAGGAGTATCTGCAAATGGAAGAAGAAGGGGGTTTCGAAGATACAGTGCTTGAAGAAGAAGTACATCGTATTGTTGCACAAGAAATTGAAAAATTACCCGAGGAACAAAGGAAAGTGGTATATTTCCATATGGAGGGAAAAAATAATCTCGAAATTGCTGAAATCATGCAGATTTCTGTGAATACGGTGAAAACCCATAAAGCCAGGGCCCGAAAAACATTAAAAAATAAATTAGATAATCTTTTCATTATCACAGTCTTGTTGGGACTGTGA
- a CDS encoding replication initiation protein, whose amino-acid sequence MATNDIILYIPPTEEEVMLIQPNNVTFGQYSVTEWQENLLTLISDQIQQHMTREKQLPKDLFNQPVVEIKCDEAGGKNNKSKVLKEAIAMMRKNFSFRWVHPNIHQTVETFGVVITTVHNIKGTNRVALTLNPWAIPFLLYYGTGVGGTRYGKNIALTLRGNYTKRLYKIICSQRDRREYYYSIEQFCKDLEIPASYSNAQIDQKVLRPAQARIKESEADVWFDYKFICKTPKKGQKPKADTIILFIHARNPQELRGDQQQQYSFD is encoded by the coding sequence ATGGCGACCAACGACATCATCCTCTATATTCCTCCTACGGAGGAAGAAGTAATGTTAATCCAGCCGAATAACGTAACATTCGGCCAGTACTCCGTGACCGAGTGGCAAGAAAACCTCCTGACGCTGATAAGCGACCAGATCCAGCAACACATGACCAGGGAAAAACAACTGCCTAAGGACCTCTTTAACCAGCCTGTCGTCGAGATCAAATGCGACGAAGCCGGGGGGAAAAACAACAAGAGCAAAGTTCTGAAAGAGGCTATCGCCATGATGCGGAAAAACTTTTCCTTTCGCTGGGTGCATCCCAATATCCACCAGACAGTGGAAACGTTCGGGGTGGTGATAACGACGGTACACAACATCAAAGGCACAAACCGGGTAGCCCTGACGCTCAACCCCTGGGCGATCCCTTTCCTGCTCTACTACGGTACGGGTGTCGGCGGTACAAGGTACGGGAAGAACATCGCCTTAACCCTCCGGGGCAATTACACCAAGCGGCTCTACAAGATCATTTGCAGCCAACGGGACAGACGGGAGTATTATTACTCGATCGAGCAATTCTGTAAAGACCTGGAGATCCCGGCCTCCTACTCGAACGCACAGATCGACCAAAAGGTTTTAAGGCCTGCACAGGCACGGATCAAGGAAAGCGAGGCCGATGTGTGGTTCGATTACAAATTCATCTGCAAAACGCCTAAAAAGGGGCAAAAACCGAAAGCCGACACGATTATCCTGTTCATCCATGCGAGAAATCCCCAAGAACTGCGAGGCGACCAGCAACAACAATACTCGTTCGATTAA
- a CDS encoding FecR family protein: protein MNNYDEIERKISLIKNYLEDNLSVAEEEELRVWLDESPKHRETFQRIRDKKILFAKLEYRQRQETETDWKVICRKTGIGSSRRLWYIRVARYAAVFFGLCLGVWLYFRAQVSQPQESTLAAISMDTICPGYKQAYIELKSGERIALGNTGNKQEKRIEGMVLKEEKDGVMILPGDSLADKAVAVEKSWIVVPRGGEYQLILPDGTKVWLNSDSKLEFPNTFVGDERRVKLAGEAYFEVAKNKAKPFRVEVERVEVVVLGTSFNIHAYDEAVKTTLVEGAVKLNVAGKAYSLSPGFEANVDQGGVKIVKSDVYEQIAWKDGKFVFREKRLEEVMSILSRWYDFEIFYQNAAVKDLHFTGNIPRHTTINEVLKFLERTHLVHFSVVGRTVIVSE, encoded by the coding sequence ATGAATAATTACGATGAAATAGAGCGTAAAATTTCCCTGATCAAAAATTATTTGGAAGACAACCTTAGTGTTGCCGAAGAGGAAGAATTGCGGGTATGGTTGGATGAATCGCCGAAACATCGGGAAACTTTTCAGCGAATCAGGGATAAAAAAATATTGTTTGCAAAGTTGGAATATCGGCAACGGCAAGAAACGGAAACCGATTGGAAAGTGATTTGCCGGAAGACGGGTATCGGCTCTTCCCGTCGTTTGTGGTATATTCGGGTGGCACGTTATGCAGCTGTTTTCTTCGGATTATGTCTGGGGGTATGGTTGTATTTCAGGGCTCAGGTGTCACAGCCTCAGGAATCGACATTGGCTGCTATTTCTATGGATACCATTTGTCCGGGATATAAACAAGCTTATATCGAGTTGAAAAGCGGTGAACGAATTGCCTTGGGAAATACCGGGAACAAGCAGGAGAAACGAATCGAGGGGATGGTTTTGAAAGAGGAAAAAGATGGAGTTATGATATTGCCCGGTGATTCGTTGGCCGATAAAGCAGTAGCGGTGGAAAAAAGTTGGATCGTGGTGCCGAGGGGAGGAGAATATCAACTGATTTTACCGGATGGTACGAAAGTGTGGTTGAATTCCGATTCGAAACTCGAATTCCCGAACACTTTTGTAGGCGATGAAAGAAGGGTGAAGTTGGCCGGTGAAGCGTATTTCGAAGTGGCTAAAAATAAAGCTAAACCTTTCCGGGTAGAGGTAGAGCGGGTGGAGGTCGTGGTTTTAGGTACTTCATTTAATATACATGCTTATGATGAGGCGGTTAAGACTACTTTGGTCGAGGGCGCGGTAAAATTGAATGTCGCCGGTAAGGCTTATTCGCTTTCTCCCGGTTTTGAAGCTAATGTCGATCAGGGAGGGGTGAAAATAGTGAAATCGGATGTCTATGAGCAGATTGCCTGGAAGGATGGAAAATTTGTATTTCGTGAAAAACGATTGGAAGAGGTCATGTCGATCTTGTCCCGTTGGTATGATTTTGAAATTTTCTACCAGAATGCGGCAGTAAAAGATTTGCATTTTACGGGCAATATTCCCCGGCATACTACGATTAATGAAGTGTTGAAATTTTTGGAACGTACTCATCTGGTACATTTTAGTGTGGTTGGGCGAACGGTAATCGTATCTGAATAA
- a CDS encoding M3 family metallopeptidase: protein MTTLILSITSCSEKQAGNPLLEHFTTPHQTPPFDRIETRHYEPAFDQAIEEAKQEIKTISTSAEAPDFENTIVALDQAGEKLSTISSIFFNLNSACTNEEMQQIAQRVSPKLTEYGNSVYMNPELFARVKKVYESRDRQSLTPEQSTLLEDTWKSFIKGGANLESAAQKRFQEIAMELSQLGLKFDENTLAETNGFTLHITDEKDLAGLPEGAVEMAAMTAKEKELEGWLFTLHAPSYIPFMKYADNRELREKMYRAYASRGNRDNQYDNKEVIRKMVTLRLEKAQLLGYPTYAEYVLTDRMAQNTEMVNTFLGQLLAASHPHALAEKQEVEEFARRQGFKGELQRWDWAYYSNKLKQEKYALDDEMLKPYFKLENVQQGVFGLANQLYGLTFKEVDNIAKYHEDVKTFEVYDRDGRFLAVLYTDFFPRESKGGGAWMTEFRGQHKKDGQDVRPLVSLVMNFTKPTASKPSLLTFDEVTTFLHEFGHSLHGMLSQCTYNSTGGTNVYRDFVELPSQIMENWALEKEWLDTWAVHYQTGEKIPQEYITKIHEAANFQSGYQNDRQLSFGLVDMAWHSVTSPVSGSIQAFENQAMAPTESFPPVDSSCFSTGFGHIFGGGYAAGYYSYKWAEVLDADAFSVFKQQGIYDQATAESFRKNILEKGGSEHPMILYKRFRGQEPTIDALLERSGLKSKSE from the coding sequence ATGACGACACTTATCTTATCGATAACTTCGTGTAGCGAAAAGCAGGCCGGCAATCCTTTGCTGGAGCATTTCACTACCCCTCATCAAACCCCTCCTTTCGACCGCATCGAAACCCGGCATTACGAACCGGCTTTCGACCAGGCCATCGAGGAAGCCAAGCAAGAAATTAAAACGATTTCAACTTCGGCAGAAGCTCCGGACTTTGAAAATACCATCGTGGCGCTCGATCAGGCCGGAGAAAAACTGAGCACGATTTCTTCGATTTTTTTCAATCTAAACTCCGCCTGCACCAACGAAGAGATGCAACAGATCGCCCAACGGGTTTCGCCGAAACTCACTGAATACGGAAACAGTGTATACATGAATCCGGAACTTTTTGCACGGGTGAAAAAAGTATACGAATCCCGGGACCGGCAAAGTCTGACACCGGAACAATCTACTCTTCTGGAAGATACGTGGAAATCCTTTATTAAAGGAGGAGCCAACCTGGAAAGTGCAGCCCAGAAAAGATTTCAGGAAATAGCCATGGAGTTATCCCAACTGGGATTAAAATTCGACGAAAATACCCTGGCCGAAACCAACGGATTCACCCTCCACATTACCGACGAAAAAGATCTGGCAGGTCTTCCTGAAGGAGCGGTCGAAATGGCTGCGATGACGGCAAAAGAAAAAGAATTGGAAGGCTGGCTGTTCACTTTGCATGCCCCCAGTTACATTCCTTTTATGAAATATGCCGACAACCGGGAATTGCGGGAAAAAATGTACCGGGCTTATGCTTCGAGGGGAAACCGGGATAACCAATACGACAACAAAGAGGTGATCCGGAAGATGGTTACTCTCCGCCTGGAAAAAGCACAACTATTGGGCTATCCGACCTATGCCGAATACGTACTCACCGACCGTATGGCCCAAAACACGGAGATGGTGAATACCTTCCTCGGTCAGCTGCTGGCCGCTTCTCATCCTCATGCCCTGGCCGAAAAACAGGAAGTAGAAGAATTTGCCCGGCGTCAGGGATTTAAAGGCGAATTACAACGCTGGGATTGGGCCTATTATTCCAATAAATTAAAACAGGAAAAATACGCGCTCGACGACGAAATGCTAAAACCCTATTTTAAACTGGAAAATGTACAGCAGGGGGTATTCGGATTAGCCAACCAATTGTATGGCCTTACTTTTAAAGAAGTGGACAATATCGCCAAATACCATGAAGATGTAAAAACCTTCGAAGTATACGACCGGGACGGCCGTTTTCTTGCCGTTCTCTATACGGACTTTTTCCCACGCGAAAGCAAAGGCGGTGGTGCCTGGATGACCGAATTCAGAGGCCAGCATAAAAAAGACGGGCAGGACGTACGGCCGCTGGTTTCTCTGGTGATGAACTTTACCAAACCGACAGCCAGCAAACCTTCCCTACTGACCTTCGACGAAGTGACCACTTTCCTGCACGAGTTCGGACACTCCCTTCACGGGATGTTATCCCAATGTACTTATAATTCTACCGGAGGGACCAATGTCTACCGGGATTTTGTCGAGTTACCTTCTCAGATTATGGAAAATTGGGCACTTGAAAAAGAGTGGCTGGATACCTGGGCCGTACATTACCAGACCGGAGAGAAAATTCCCCAGGAATATATCACTAAGATCCACGAAGCAGCCAACTTCCAGAGTGGTTACCAAAACGACCGCCAATTGAGTTTCGGCCTGGTCGACATGGCCTGGCATTCGGTCACCTCTCCTGTCAGCGGTTCTATCCAGGCATTCGAAAATCAGGCAATGGCTCCGACCGAATCCTTTCCGCCCGTAGACAGCAGCTGTTTTTCTACCGGTTTCGGCCATATCTTCGGAGGAGGTTATGCTGCCGGCTACTACAGCTATAAATGGGCGGAAGTGTTGGATGCAGATGCTTTCTCTGTTTTCAAACAACAAGGTATTTACGACCAGGCTACCGCCGAATCTTTCCGGAAAAATATCCTGGAAAAAGGCGGTTCCGAACACCCGATGATACTTTATAAACGCTTCCGGGGCCAGGAACCGACCATCGACGCATTGCTGGAACGAAGCGGACTGAAAAGTAAATCAGAATAG
- a CDS encoding ATP-binding protein: MKQYIYFLFASAVSIFGCTKHEQMADTFVRTEKQLETAPDSALHTLKNIPRKFLGNRAIRAKYSLLYTIAANRTKTDENTDSMLQIAWEYYRNHPKETRNRFRTLYYQAQSKLQKGDKPGALRQFLEVEEYLHSIDEPRYLGLLYLRIGDIYCSELNFVRAYRYYREARGLFMRTEDGKHTAEALLGMTASALRMNDLARARRDCSMALELADDAHDESLAQKSLGYFATLYVVADTVRIPEDLLRRIEQSVLCDTTVSGMCTRARTQLLRNRPAEALRSIEMAARRILRAEDRPMLLYTAYRANMQAGNYREAARQIDRFICLNDSLTRTALQSSADMIEKEYFRERAAFYDYRLEHRRKRELAVIGAGILLLGIAGCVFRQQIRLHKERGERHLLLVREMRAEYLDLSGRMEQKQRTEARLKGVIASRFEIVDRIGKTLYERENTASGQAAMVRQVRELIDGFSENGEMLQELEQIVNLAHDNVMKKLRRDFPKMKEADLRLLCYIFGGFSPQVVSLFMHDSVANIYARKSRLKSRIKASDAENKELFIALFE; the protein is encoded by the coding sequence ATGAAACAATACATATATTTTTTATTTGCTTCAGCCGTATCAATTTTCGGTTGTACAAAGCATGAACAGATGGCGGATACTTTCGTACGCACGGAAAAACAGCTTGAAACAGCTCCCGACAGTGCATTGCATACCTTAAAAAATATTCCGCGCAAATTTCTCGGCAATCGAGCAATACGAGCTAAATACTCCCTGCTGTACACTATTGCGGCAAACCGTACGAAAACTGACGAAAATACGGATTCCATGCTTCAAATCGCCTGGGAATATTATAGGAATCACCCAAAAGAGACTCGAAATCGGTTTCGAACTCTCTATTATCAAGCCCAAAGTAAATTACAGAAAGGCGACAAACCCGGCGCCCTGCGACAGTTTCTGGAAGTAGAGGAGTATCTCCACAGCATTGACGAACCCCGCTATCTCGGACTGCTTTACTTGCGTATCGGGGATATTTACTGTTCCGAATTAAATTTCGTACGGGCCTACCGTTACTACCGGGAAGCCCGCGGCCTGTTCATGCGTACGGAAGACGGTAAGCATACGGCCGAGGCATTATTGGGCATGACAGCCTCGGCACTGCGGATGAATGACCTGGCCCGGGCGCGCCGCGACTGTTCGATGGCGCTCGAACTGGCCGACGATGCGCATGACGAATCGCTGGCACAAAAAAGCCTCGGTTATTTCGCCACGCTGTACGTCGTAGCCGATACGGTTCGCATTCCCGAAGATCTGTTGCGCCGTATCGAGCAGTCCGTACTCTGCGACACAACAGTCTCCGGAATGTGTACGCGGGCCCGAACGCAGCTGCTCCGCAACCGTCCGGCCGAAGCTCTCCGTTCCATCGAAATGGCGGCACGGCGAATCCTGCGTGCCGAAGACCGTCCCATGCTGCTTTACACGGCTTACCGGGCGAACATGCAGGCGGGAAATTATCGGGAAGCGGCACGGCAGATCGACCGCTTCATCTGCCTGAACGATTCGCTGACCCGCACCGCCTTGCAGAGTTCGGCCGACATGATCGAAAAAGAGTATTTCCGAGAACGTGCGGCTTTTTACGATTACAGGCTGGAGCACCGGAGGAAAAGAGAGCTGGCGGTGATCGGAGCCGGGATTCTGTTGCTCGGCATTGCGGGCTGCGTTTTCCGGCAACAGATACGCCTGCACAAGGAGCGCGGCGAGCGGCATTTGCTTCTCGTGCGGGAGATGCGGGCCGAATATCTCGACCTTTCCGGACGCATGGAGCAGAAACAGCGTACAGAGGCCCGGCTGAAAGGTGTGATAGCTTCCCGGTTCGAAATCGTGGATCGCATCGGGAAGACACTCTACGAACGGGAAAACACCGCTTCCGGACAGGCCGCGATGGTTCGGCAGGTGCGTGAGCTTATCGACGGGTTCTCCGAAAACGGAGAGATGCTGCAAGAATTGGAACAAATCGTGAACCTGGCACATGACAATGTCATGAAGAAACTGCGACGCGACTTTCCGAAAATGAAAGAGGCGGACTTACGGCTGCTATGTTACATTTTCGGGGGATTCTCCCCGCAAGTCGTCAGTCTCTTCATGCACGATAGCGTCGCCAATATCTATGCCCGCAAATCGAGGTTGAAATCCCGCATAAAGGCATCCGATGCCGAGAATAAGGAGCTGTTCATAGCACTGTTCGAATAA
- a CDS encoding RNA polymerase sigma factor, with translation MLSDSKILQTLREKEPLGMDALFERYYRPLVVFAESYLHDLQSTEDLVQEQMVKLWSKQTFAGIVPEALGTFLFTVVKNACINWLEKKRLPVKSLDLLHYQIALEEAERLDDSAVELIRGALEKLPDKTRLVVTVVMLQEKMYKEAAEELGVSVNTVKTLLKQGMRELRELLKDKQELIFYFYLLHAECREQNPIYDHL, from the coding sequence ATGTTGTCAGATTCAAAGATATTGCAAACACTTCGGGAAAAAGAACCGCTCGGTATGGATGCCTTGTTCGAAAGGTATTACAGACCCTTAGTGGTATTTGCCGAATCGTATTTGCATGATTTGCAGAGTACAGAAGATTTGGTACAGGAACAAATGGTAAAGTTATGGTCGAAGCAGACCTTTGCCGGTATCGTTCCCGAGGCATTGGGTACTTTTTTGTTTACCGTAGTGAAAAATGCTTGTATCAACTGGCTCGAGAAGAAGAGATTGCCTGTAAAAAGCCTGGATCTTCTTCATTATCAGATCGCTTTGGAAGAGGCCGAACGTTTGGACGATTCCGCGGTGGAACTGATCCGGGGAGCCTTGGAAAAATTACCCGATAAAACCCGTCTCGTGGTTACGGTGGTTATGTTGCAGGAGAAGATGTATAAAGAGGCGGCCGAGGAATTGGGGGTGTCGGTAAATACAGTAAAGACTTTATTGAAGCAAGGCATGCGGGAATTGAGAGAACTGTTGAAAGATAAGCAAGAATTAATATTTTATTTTTATCTTCTGCATGCTGAATGTAGAGAACAGAATCCAATATATGATCACCTTTAA
- the tnpB gene encoding IS66 family insertion sequence element accessory protein TnpB (TnpB, as the term is used for proteins encoded by IS66 family insertion elements, is considered an accessory protein, since TnpC, encoded by a neighboring gene, is a DDE family transposase.) produces MRELLGVILQFPRGGTLGLVERLSGLIREKMNGDVRNGDVYIFINRLKNRIKLLHAETGGLVMYGKLLEEGTFKIPAYDPETHSYPMTWSDLVIMVEGINEDKRKGRQRP; encoded by the coding sequence ATGCGCGAGCTTCTTGGTGTAATCCTCCAATTTCCACGAGGAGGCACTCTTGGCCTTGTAGAACGCTTGAGCGGTCTGATCCGGGAAAAAATGAACGGGGATGTCCGGAATGGAGATGTGTACATCTTTATCAACAGGCTGAAAAACCGTATAAAGCTTCTGCACGCAGAAACGGGAGGTCTGGTGATGTACGGGAAACTGCTTGAGGAAGGAACTTTTAAAATCCCCGCTTATGATCCTGAAACCCACTCGTACCCCATGACCTGGAGTGATCTTGTCATCATGGTGGAAGGCATCAACGAGGACAAACGAAAGGGAAGGCAAAGACCATAG
- a CDS encoding glycoside hydrolase family 20 protein, with amino-acid sequence MIRNLFLLVVFLGCVSLRHVEAAIDIVPKPVKLVETDGRFDITSACSIVVNDDLKTCGELLADYLQPAMGYRLAVSSKAEKSKPAIRLSLDKSLKKLSEEAYRLEVTGQGVRIQGASEKGIFYGIQTLLQLLPVEIFQTEVQPVSWTVPGVQIEDYPRFGWRGFSLDVCRQVYSVDFIKNCIDWLAMHKMNVFHWHLTDNEGWRIEIKKYPELTRTGAWRGPNEKLQPTFCSGYYRYGGFYTQEQIREVVGYAAKRQVMIMPEIEVPGHSRAVAAAYPEILCDYIDPGKHELSQNSWCAANERGYEILGDILKEVAGLFPCPYIHIGGDEVEMEYWENCRRCTGLMKEKHFEKPAEVQNYFIHRVAELVEAAGKKMGGWSEIMDGGELPSGTVVFSWIGLDHGIAAARKGLPVVMMPGEYCYFDMGQTPLERGHYWAGMVPTEKAYAFNPLIPDSLKPAERKNVLGVEGAIWSEMMDRPAWHCEYQMFPRLCVTAEIGWTPQEQREWTDFKGRLDRSHYMRLYQKGIRFRVPFPEVTYQNGVLTAAAPYSGAVIRYTADGNEPTCFSPLYTGEIKTEQPENYRFKTFFTPHWGSIAVGIEKYLHPEMKVTTTIDAHPKCPAQLLADGNEKTFFRSNRRVKDGDTVLFEFEKPLDCRKITIKSGAYQTSHYIITHAIVEISTDGERFIRSGWFDAEGDSEVICTVPIKALRIVFTEPQYEERLVLQDLKIE; translated from the coding sequence ATGATAAGAAATCTTTTTCTGTTAGTCGTGTTTTTAGGTTGTGTTAGTTTGCGGCATGTAGAGGCTGCCATCGATATCGTACCTAAGCCGGTGAAATTAGTAGAAACCGATGGCCGGTTCGATATCACTTCCGCCTGTTCCATTGTGGTGAATGACGATTTGAAAACTTGTGGGGAGTTGTTGGCAGATTATCTTCAACCGGCTATGGGGTATCGTTTAGCAGTGAGTAGTAAAGCGGAGAAAAGCAAGCCGGCTATCCGTTTAAGCCTCGATAAGAGCTTGAAGAAATTATCTGAAGAAGCCTATCGGTTGGAAGTTACCGGGCAGGGGGTACGTATACAGGGGGCTTCGGAGAAAGGAATATTCTATGGTATCCAGACGTTGTTGCAATTGCTTCCTGTCGAAATCTTTCAGACTGAAGTACAACCGGTAAGCTGGACCGTTCCCGGAGTGCAAATCGAAGATTATCCCCGGTTCGGATGGCGTGGATTTTCACTGGATGTATGCCGTCAGGTTTATTCGGTAGATTTTATTAAAAACTGTATCGATTGGCTGGCTATGCACAAGATGAACGTCTTTCACTGGCATTTGACGGATAATGAGGGATGGCGGATAGAGATTAAAAAATATCCGGAGCTGACCCGTACCGGTGCATGGAGGGGACCGAACGAAAAGTTACAGCCTACTTTTTGTTCGGGATACTACCGTTATGGCGGTTTCTATACGCAGGAACAGATCCGGGAAGTGGTCGGTTATGCTGCTAAACGGCAGGTGATGATTATGCCGGAAATCGAAGTGCCGGGACACAGCCGGGCGGTAGCTGCTGCTTATCCTGAAATTCTTTGTGATTATATAGATCCCGGGAAGCACGAATTGTCGCAGAATTCCTGGTGTGCTGCCAATGAACGGGGATACGAAATCCTGGGGGATATCCTGAAAGAAGTAGCAGGCTTGTTTCCTTGTCCATATATCCATATCGGAGGGGATGAAGTGGAGATGGAGTATTGGGAAAACTGTCGCCGGTGTACCGGATTGATGAAAGAGAAGCATTTTGAGAAACCTGCCGAGGTACAGAATTATTTTATCCACCGGGTAGCGGAATTAGTCGAAGCTGCAGGGAAGAAAATGGGAGGCTGGAGTGAGATTATGGACGGAGGAGAACTGCCGTCGGGTACGGTAGTCTTCTCGTGGATCGGACTGGACCATGGTATCGCTGCTGCCCGGAAAGGATTACCGGTGGTGATGATGCCTGGGGAATACTGTTATTTCGATATGGGACAGACTCCGCTGGAGCGTGGACATTATTGGGCAGGGATGGTGCCTACAGAGAAAGCATATGCTTTTAATCCCTTGATTCCCGATAGCCTGAAACCGGCTGAAAGAAAAAATGTGCTGGGAGTGGAAGGGGCGATCTGGTCGGAAATGATGGATCGTCCGGCCTGGCATTGTGAATATCAGATGTTCCCGCGTTTGTGCGTTACGGCAGAAATCGGATGGACACCCCAGGAGCAAAGAGAATGGACCGATTTCAAGGGACGTCTGGATAGGAGTCATTATATGCGCTTGTATCAGAAAGGCATTCGTTTTCGGGTACCTTTCCCGGAAGTTACTTATCAGAACGGGGTATTGACCGCAGCGGCTCCTTACTCTGGGGCAGTGATTCGTTACACGGCCGATGGTAACGAACCGACCTGTTTCTCTCCGTTGTATACCGGTGAGATAAAGACAGAACAACCTGAAAACTATCGGTTTAAGACATTTTTTACGCCGCATTGGGGAAGTATTGCTGTCGGTATCGAAAAGTACTTGCATCCGGAGATGAAGGTGACAACGACTATCGACGCTCATCCGAAATGTCCGGCCCAGTTGCTGGCGGATGGAAACGAAAAAACTTTTTTCAGGAGTAACCGACGGGTAAAAGACGGGGATACCGTTTTGTTCGAATTCGAAAAACCTTTGGATTGCCGTAAAATAACGATCAAGAGTGGAGCTTACCAGACCAGCCATTATATCATTACCCATGCTATTGTCGAAATATCTACGGATGGAGAGCGTTTTATACGTTCCGGCTGGTTCGATGCCGAAGGGGACAGTGAAGTGATCTGTACGGTTCCCATCAAGGCTTTGCGTATCGTGTTTACCGAACCTCAATACGAAGAACGATTGGTTTTACAGGATTTGAAGATCGAGTAG